A stretch of Pseudoprevotella muciniphila DNA encodes these proteins:
- a CDS encoding calcium-translocating P-type ATPase, PMCA-type: protein MARYNKKYRGLTDEEVLKSRERNGSNVLTPIERDSNWKLFFERLTGPLGHFIPGWNNGDALIFILEIAAILSLIVAYLESGAKGFSVFFEPIGIIIAVFLATGVSFYFERRANKEFMLLNKVDDEEKVLVIRKGRYTKIAKKDLVVGDIIILTPGDEVPADAEILESTNLNIDESTLTGEPSCRKSAKENDFDPEATFPTNHVLRGTKVLEGHAVCNVFAVGDHTESGKVMEAVQLEDSVKTPLNEQLDRLGKYIAYASYVVAFLVIFGRVAMLIKNLDDGSSWYDFEHIDYHIQSVMLAVAIIVMAVPEGLPMAISISLAYSMQRMLKEKNLVRKMHACETMGATTVICTDKTGTLTENNMQVYETRFYALEGQRLSDDAMSLIVRESIGANSTAHLELLPNGTFQPLGNPTEGALLIWLAQNGADYLQIRSDVEILQELPFSTEWKYMATVVRSSNGKRMLYVKGAPEIVLRMCADCAGGATEDEVRRQLHDFQNQAMRTIAFACQELDEGENVISKHAVTAGRLTFLGIVAIADPVRKDVPAAVKECLDAHIAIKVITGDTACTAKKIAHQIGIWADDEDERHIITGPEFEALSDEELLEHIEDIKIVARARPLDKQRLVEILQKKGHVVAVTGDGTNDAPALKQAHVGISMGDGTSVAKEASDITIIDNSFSSICKAVLWGRSLYRNIQRFLLFQLTINVAACLTVLLGSFIGTDMPLTITQILWINLIMDTFAAMALTSLPPSREVMTEKPRQRNAFIISRPMRESIAVTGFIFAIITLFFTFSFEHIPFYKSWPDLIAKGLSEIKYLFSGALSTRHIEQYEHGLIFTIFVMFQFWNLFNAKAFMTGKSAINMKGCKTFLFIAAIILIGQILIVTFGNGFFEVKPICLWDWGIIILLTLIVVFGGEIFRLYRLFRKRRKNK from the coding sequence ATGGCGAGATACAACAAGAAATATCGCGGACTAACCGATGAAGAAGTCCTGAAAAGTCGCGAGAGAAACGGCAGTAACGTCCTCACTCCCATAGAAAGAGACTCCAACTGGAAACTTTTCTTCGAACGGCTTACAGGTCCTTTGGGTCATTTCATTCCCGGCTGGAACAACGGAGATGCGCTGATTTTCATTCTTGAGATTGCAGCTATTCTTTCTTTAATCGTTGCTTATTTAGAAAGTGGAGCAAAAGGTTTTAGTGTATTCTTTGAGCCTATAGGCATCATCATCGCCGTTTTTCTCGCCACTGGTGTATCCTTCTATTTTGAGCGTCGCGCGAACAAGGAATTCATGTTGCTCAACAAGGTAGATGATGAAGAAAAAGTACTCGTCATCCGCAAAGGGCGGTACACAAAGATTGCGAAGAAAGACCTCGTCGTCGGCGACATCATTATTCTGACACCCGGCGATGAAGTGCCCGCTGATGCAGAAATACTCGAATCGACCAACCTCAACATAGACGAATCTACCCTTACTGGCGAGCCTTCGTGCCGAAAGTCGGCAAAAGAAAATGATTTCGACCCTGAAGCCACCTTCCCTACGAACCATGTGCTGCGTGGCACGAAAGTGCTTGAAGGACACGCTGTCTGCAATGTTTTTGCCGTTGGCGACCACACTGAAAGCGGTAAAGTGATGGAGGCTGTTCAACTTGAAGATAGTGTAAAGACACCACTCAACGAGCAACTTGACAGACTTGGTAAATACATAGCATACGCAAGTTATGTTGTAGCATTTCTCGTTATTTTCGGTAGAGTTGCCATGTTAATAAAGAATTTGGATGATGGCTCGTCTTGGTATGATTTTGAACACATAGATTACCATATCCAAAGTGTGATGCTTGCTGTTGCTATCATCGTGATGGCAGTACCAGAAGGTCTCCCCATGGCTATTTCCATCAGCCTTGCATATAGTATGCAGAGGATGCTGAAGGAGAAGAACCTGGTGCGCAAGATGCATGCTTGCGAAACGATGGGTGCTACCACCGTTATCTGTACAGACAAGACCGGCACCCTCACCGAGAACAACATGCAAGTGTACGAGACCAGGTTCTATGCGCTTGAGGGGCAAAGACTGTCAGACGATGCGATGAGCCTTATCGTCAGGGAAAGCATTGGTGCCAACTCCACCGCCCACCTGGAACTCCTGCCAAACGGCACTTTCCAACCGCTCGGCAACCCCACTGAGGGTGCACTGCTCATCTGGCTGGCACAGAACGGTGCCGACTATCTCCAGATACGTTCGGACGTTGAGATACTACAAGAGTTGCCGTTCAGCACGGAGTGGAAATACATGGCTACCGTGGTGCGCTCTTCGAACGGTAAGCGCATGCTCTACGTGAAAGGTGCACCTGAAATCGTGCTGCGCATGTGTGCCGACTGCGCCGGTGGTGCGACAGAAGACGAGGTACGCCGTCAGCTCCACGACTTCCAGAACCAAGCCATGCGCACCATCGCCTTTGCCTGTCAGGAACTCGACGAGGGGGAAAACGTCATCAGCAAACATGCCGTAACGGCCGGTCGCCTCACGTTCCTTGGTATTGTAGCGATAGCCGACCCTGTGCGTAAGGACGTGCCAGCCGCCGTGAAGGAGTGTCTGGATGCCCATATCGCCATCAAGGTCATCACGGGCGACACTGCATGCACAGCCAAGAAGATTGCCCATCAGATAGGCATCTGGGCGGATGATGAGGACGAACGGCACATCATCACAGGTCCCGAGTTTGAGGCACTGTCCGACGAAGAACTCCTGGAGCATATCGAGGACATCAAGATTGTAGCCCGCGCCCGTCCGCTCGACAAGCAGCGCCTCGTTGAGATTTTGCAGAAGAAAGGGCACGTCGTTGCCGTGACGGGCGACGGTACGAACGACGCACCGGCGCTCAAGCAGGCTCATGTGGGCATCTCCATGGGCGACGGGACGAGTGTGGCAAAGGAGGCGTCCGACATCACCATCATCGACAACTCCTTCTCCTCTATTTGCAAAGCCGTACTGTGGGGGCGCTCGCTTTATCGTAACATACAGCGCTTCCTCCTTTTCCAGCTCACAATCAACGTGGCGGCCTGCCTTACTGTCCTGCTCGGCTCCTTCATCGGCACTGACATGCCGCTGACCATCACCCAGATTTTGTGGATTAACCTCATCATGGACACCTTTGCAGCCATGGCACTGACATCGCTACCGCCCTCAAGAGAAGTCATGACAGAAAAGCCGCGCCAACGGAATGCGTTCATTATCAGCAGGCCCATGAGAGAGAGTATTGCTGTAACAGGCTTTATCTTCGCCATCATAACGCTTTTCTTCACATTCTCCTTTGAGCATATACCATTCTATAAGTCTTGGCCAGACCTTATTGCGAAGGGTTTAAGTGAAATTAAGTATTTATTCAGCGGTGCTTTGTCGACTAGACATATCGAACAATACGAACACGGCCTGATATTCACTATCTTCGTAATGTTTCAATTCTGGAACTTGTTCAATGCAAAAGCATTCATGACAGGTAAATCCGCTATCAATATGAAAGGCTGTAAGACTTTCTTATTCATCGCTGCAATCATACTTATCGGTCAAATCCTCATCGTTACATTTGGAAATGGATTCTTTGAGGTAAAACCCATTTGTCTTTGGGATTGGGGCATTATTATTCTCTTAACACTGATAGTTGTTTTTGGCGGCGAAATCTTTCGGCTTTACAGGTTATTCAGAAAGAGACGGAAAAATAAGTAA
- a CDS encoding aminotransferase class V-fold PLP-dependent enzyme, giving the protein MNIDSIRKDFPILSREVYGKPLIYLDNAATVQKPRCVVDAISEEYFSVNANVHRGVHFLSQQATEFHESARDTVRRFINAASTSEVVFTRGTTESINLVAGSFGEAFLKAGDEVLISVMEHHSNIVPWQLLRDRKDIVIKVIPMTDAGEIDMEAYESMFTERTRLVCVTHVSNVLGTINPVKELSEIAHAHGAYILVDAAQSAPHMQIDVQDIGCDFLAFSGHKMYGPTGIGVLFGKEQLLDAMPPYQGGGEMIARVSFEKTTYERLPYKFEAGTPDFVGTHALAVAIDYLNGIGMDNIARHEHALTSYAMEQMRGIEGIKLYGTAPAKDAVVAFNVGNIHHLDLGTLLDRLGIAIRTGHHCAQPLMQRCGVEGMARASFALYTTQDEIDALVSGIRRVASMF; this is encoded by the coding sequence ATGAATATAGACTCCATCCGCAAAGATTTTCCCATCCTGTCGCGCGAAGTTTACGGCAAGCCGCTGATTTACCTCGACAATGCTGCCACGGTTCAGAAGCCGCGGTGTGTGGTGGATGCCATCAGCGAAGAATACTTCTCTGTGAATGCCAATGTTCACCGCGGCGTTCACTTCCTTTCCCAACAAGCCACAGAATTTCACGAGTCAGCGCGCGATACGGTCCGCCGTTTCATCAATGCCGCCAGCACGAGCGAAGTGGTTTTTACCCGCGGCACCACGGAAAGCATCAACCTCGTTGCCGGTTCTTTTGGCGAAGCCTTCCTAAAAGCAGGAGATGAGGTACTCATCAGTGTGATGGAGCACCATTCCAACATTGTGCCATGGCAACTCCTTCGCGACCGCAAAGACATCGTCATTAAAGTCATCCCCATGACAGATGCCGGTGAAATTGACATGGAAGCCTACGAATCCATGTTCACTGAACGCACCCGTCTTGTCTGCGTGACGCATGTGAGCAATGTGCTTGGCACCATCAATCCTGTCAAGGAACTTTCGGAGATTGCCCATGCTCATGGTGCGTATATCCTCGTAGATGCTGCTCAGAGTGCCCCTCACATGCAGATTGACGTGCAAGACATCGGTTGCGACTTCCTTGCCTTCAGCGGTCACAAGATGTATGGTCCCACCGGTATCGGCGTTCTCTTCGGCAAAGAGCAACTCCTTGACGCCATGCCGCCCTATCAGGGTGGTGGTGAGATGATAGCCCGCGTATCGTTCGAAAAAACGACCTACGAGCGTCTGCCTTACAAATTTGAAGCCGGCACGCCCGACTTTGTAGGCACGCACGCCCTTGCCGTAGCTATCGACTATCTTAATGGCATAGGCATGGACAACATCGCCCGCCACGAACATGCCCTTACATCCTACGCTATGGAACAGATGCGGGGCATCGAAGGTATTAAACTTTACGGCACGGCTCCGGCTAAAGATGCCGTCGTGGCATTCAATGTGGGCAACATCCATCATCTTGATCTCGGTACCCTGCTCGACCGACTCGGCATCGCCATCCGCACGGGACACCACTGCGCCCAGCCACTTATGCAGCGCTGCGGTGTGGAAGGCATGGCACGCGCAAGTTTTGCGTTATACACCACCCAGGACGAGATAGATGCACTCGTTTCCGGCATACGGCGCGTGGCAAGTATGTTCTGA
- a CDS encoding FMN-binding protein, with protein MKRISFVVLATLCIAMTIDEVIRKENDTYIVNTTTIATDVKGFNGNTPVEIYIEGDTIRKVVALKNNETPRFFKPVEERLLPRYTGMAINMADSVEVDGITGATYSSDAIKENIRRGAKYYAEHK; from the coding sequence ATGAAAAGAATCAGTTTTGTCGTACTCGCAACACTTTGCATCGCCATGACCATCGACGAAGTCATCCGCAAGGAGAACGACACCTACATTGTCAACACCACAACCATCGCCACTGACGTCAAAGGGTTTAACGGCAACACGCCAGTTGAAATCTACATAGAAGGCGACACCATCCGCAAAGTGGTTGCACTTAAGAACAACGAGACACCCCGTTTCTTCAAACCCGTAGAAGAAAGACTATTACCACGCTATACTGGTATGGCAATAAACATGGCTGACAGTGTGGAGGTTGACGGGATAACCGGAGCCACCTATTCGTCCGATGCCATCAAGGAGAACATCCGACGTGGTGCGAAATACTATGCGGAGCATAAGTAA